A window of Chryseobacterium shandongense genomic DNA:
TCTTACATTCCGAATGATACTCCTGGAAAAGGATTATTCTGCTATCTGAAGAGCTTCGAATAAAAAAGAATCATCATTCCGCTTTGCTGTATTCAGAATGACAAAGTATAACACAATCATCTGCGGTTTCTGAGAAAATGTATGGTTGAAAAACAGTCTTTTTTATAATCAGATCACGTATTCAACGCCCCATTTATGCAGTTCGTTAATAATAGGCTCCAATTTTTCGCCTTTTGTTGTTAAAGTATACTCAACAGTTGGGGGAACCGTTGCAAATACTTCTCTTATCACAATTCCGTTGGCTTCCATGTTCTTCAGCTCTTTTACCAGCATCCGGGTACTGATGTTGGGAATAAGCCTTTCCAATTCACTGAAACGTTTTTTTCCTGTAAATAATGCATAAATGATGGACATTGACCATTTTCCGCCTATTACCCCTAAGATTTCCTGAAGCGCACATTTTTCTTCAGGTTGATGAATATTTTTTTTAATCATAACGCATTGATTATGTTTAATCCTTTACTTTTTGTTATTACTGTACACTCGTGTAACTACTTGCAAAAGTAAAGTATTGTGATTTACTTTGCAACTCATTTAAACAAAAAATTATGAATCATTCATCAAAAGAAATGGTTGCTCTTGTAACAGGAGGGACAAAAGGCATCGGCAAAGCTATCGCTGATCGTTTAAGCAATTCAGGAATTAAGGTCATCATCACAGCACGGACAGCTCCTGCTGAAGATACCGAAGGACAATATTTTATTCAGGCAGATCTTGCGCATCCTGAGAGTGCGGAGATCATTGCTGCAGATATTCTGGAAAAATACGGAAGAATAGATATTATCGTTAACAATGCTGGAGCCAATTTAAGTCCGGGCGGAGGTTTCAGTACACTTTCCGATGAGCATTGGAATAATGACTGGCAGACGAACTTCATGTCGGTTGTAAGAATCAACAAAGCGTTATTGCCTGCAATGATCGGACAAAAAAGCGGAGTGGTTGTAAATATCTCTACCGGAGCCGCAAAACTGCCGGTCTGGGAAATGACCATGTCATATTCTTCTGCAAAATCAGCACTGAACGCCTATAGCAAAGCATTGGCCAATGAAGTTGCCGCCCATGGAATCCGTGTTAATGTAGTATCGCCCGGACTAGTAGAGACACCACTTATGTTGGAATTCATTCAGAATATGGCGCAGTCATCTTCCGTTACACCAAACGAAGCTTATCAGTCCGTTATGGAAAAGCTGAATGTTCCGATAGGAAGAATGGCCGAACCTGACGAAGTTGCAAGTCTTGTCGCTTATCTTGTCTCTCCGGAAGCAAAATACATCACAGGCGTTAATTATTCAGTGGATGGAGGTGCTTTACCTACGATTTAAATAATTACCAATTGCTTAACGGAAACAAATTCTCTTCCTTTGGAGGGGTGGATTCGACCATAGGAAGAAGACGGGATAGTTTTATAAAGTGAATTTTACTATAATCGAAGGTCAATCGTCAATAATAAAGTCAAAGATGATATTTTGTTAATTTAGTGAATCAGATTCTTCACCCTAGCCTCGACTGTAGCATATGTTTGAGTTCATGTTTTTGGTTTCGGCGCGGCGGCAAAGCCGCCGCGCCGAAACCAAAAAAAGCGAGCACGGAAAGCCGGAAAAA
This region includes:
- a CDS encoding winged helix-turn-helix transcriptional regulator; translation: MIKKNIHQPEEKCALQEILGVIGGKWSMSIIYALFTGKKRFSELERLIPNISTRMLVKELKNMEANGIVIREVFATVPPTVEYTLTTKGEKLEPIINELHKWGVEYVI
- a CDS encoding SDR family oxidoreductase, with amino-acid sequence MNHSSKEMVALVTGGTKGIGKAIADRLSNSGIKVIITARTAPAEDTEGQYFIQADLAHPESAEIIAADILEKYGRIDIIVNNAGANLSPGGGFSTLSDEHWNNDWQTNFMSVVRINKALLPAMIGQKSGVVVNISTGAAKLPVWEMTMSYSSAKSALNAYSKALANEVAAHGIRVNVVSPGLVETPLMLEFIQNMAQSSSVTPNEAYQSVMEKLNVPIGRMAEPDEVASLVAYLVSPEAKYITGVNYSVDGGALPTI